The following are from one region of the Myotis daubentonii chromosome 2, mMyoDau2.1, whole genome shotgun sequence genome:
- the SEPTIN3 gene encoding neuronal-specific septin-3 isoform X1, whose amino-acid sequence MQPRGAPGPGPSFSQGHLLGRPAHPSRLPGGASPLIPVLRKTVRLDAFSPSYIPQAPGRPGLGARARSVLPQETDNSLMPRKLSSISLTLRPNSQAWEEVPTLGREAATHGRGRLPTPDSPSLILVPGGRVHSEGLGNPGLAKPSRMPVVKPLVSSHLALPFQPRPAQDPPGPAGPGPAGQRHPGPAAAQVPARASSGRGRPRSRGTLRPRLHLQRAIPTVAPAMAMDLATLDTMRGTSRHLATMATNRPRLAVNSATANTPRLNTGREFPALDAKLGTATELATAGTAKQGLATDLVMPDPDKLGKALATSGTAKPYTATGATAKDVAAPDPVKLGTARPDRVLALDRADPAKRDTTAGSPALHKSRLGIGMGSAVPATLHPAIGETTPDSAINLTTSDTATCPSMSSRSTDSALDHTAASVASAAHPPALAGLPETRTDAAMSELVPEPRPKPAVPMKPVSINTNLLGYIGIDTIIEQMRKKTMKTGFDFNIMVVGQSGLGKSTLVNTLFKSQVSRKTSSWNREEKIPKTVEIKAIGHVIEEGGVKMKLTVIDTPGFGDQINNENCWEPIEKYINEQYEKFLKEEVNIARKKRIPDTRVHCCLYFISPTGHSLRPLDLEFMKHLSKVVNIIPVIAKADTMTLEEKSEFKQRVRKELEVHGIEFYPQKEFDEDLEDKTENDKIRQESMPFAVVGSDKEYQVNGKRVLGRRTPWGIIEVENLHHCEFALLRDFVIRTHLQDLKEVTHNIHYETYRAKRLNDNGGLPPGEGLLGSVLPPVPATPCPTAE is encoded by the exons ATGCAGCCTCGCGGAGCTCCAGGGCCTGGACCCTCCTTCTCCCAAGGCCACCTGCTGGGGCGCCCCGCCCACCCCTCAAGGCTCCCTGGAGGGGCGTCTCCTCTCATCCCTGTCCTCAGGAAGACCGTCCGCCTGGATGCCTTCTCGCCAAGCTACATCCCACAGGCTCCCGGCCGGCCAGGGCTCGGAGCCCGGGCGCGGAGCGTGCTCCCGCAGGAGACAGACAACAGCCTCATGCCCAGGAAGCTCAGCTCCATCTCCTTAACGCTCCGGCCCAacagccaggcctgggaggaggtgcCCACCCTGGGCAGGGAGGCTGCTACCCATGGAAGAGGGAGGCTGCCCACTCCAGACTCACCATCTCTGATCCTAGTGCCAGGGGGCAGGGTTCACTCTGAGGGCCTGGGGAACCCAGGTCTGGCCAAACCCAGCAGGATGCCCGTGGTGAAGCCGCTGGTGAGTTCCCACCTGGCCCTACCTTTCCAACCCCGGCCGGCCCAGGACCCACCAGGCCCCGCAGGCCCAGGACCAGCGGGTCAGAGGCACCCTGGCCCAGCGGCTGCCCAAGTGCCTGCCAGAGCTTCCTCAGGAAGAGGCAGGCCCAGGTCCAGGGGTACCCTGAGACCCCGGCTGCATCTCCAAAGGGCCATCCCGACCGTGGCGCCGGCGATGGCCATGGATTTGGCGACTCTGGACACAATGAGAGGCACAAGCAGACATTTAGCCACAATGGCCACCAACAGACCCCGCTTGGCTGTCAACTCAGCCACAGCAAACACACCCAGACTGAACACAGGCAGAGAGTTCCCTGCTCTGGATGCCAAACTGGGCACAGCCACAGAATTGGCCACAGCAGGCACAGCCAAGCAGGGCCTGGCCACGGACCTGGTAATGCCAGACCCAGACAAGCTGGGCAAAGCCCTAGCCACATCAGGCACAGCCAAGCCATATACAGCTACAGGGGCCACAGCCAAGGATGTGGCAGCCCCAGACCCGGTCAAGTTGGGCACAGCCAGGCCAGACAGAGTCCTGGCTTTGGACAGAGCCGATCCAGCCAAGCGGGACACAACTGCGGGGTCTCCTGCTTTGCACAAGAGCAGGCTGGGCATAGGCATGGGTTCGGCTGTGCCGGCCACCCTACACCCGGCCATTGGAGAGACCACACCCGACAGTGCCATTAACCTGACCACGTCGGACACTGCCACCTGCCCATCCATGTCAAGCAGAAGCACAGACTCAGCCCTGGACCA CACTGCGGCTTCCGTGGCCTCAGCAGCCCACCCTCCCGCCTTGGCAGGGCTCCCAGAGACCAGGACGGACGCAGCCATGTCGGAGCTGGTGCCCGAGcccaggcctaagccggcagtgcCCATGAAGCCCGTCAGCATCAACACCAACCTGCTGGGCTACATCGGCATCGACACCATCATCGAACAGATGCGGAAGAAGACCATGAAGACCGGGTTCGACTTCAACATCATGGTCGTCG GTCAGAGTGGACTGGGCAAGTCAACGCTGGTCAACACGCTCTTCAAATCCCAAGTGAGCCGCAAGACCTCCAGCTGGAACCGCGAGGAGAAGATCCCCAAGACCGTGGAGATCAAGGCTATTGGGCACG TGATAGAGGAGGGCGGCGTCAAAATGAAGTTGACGGTCATCGACACGCCTGGCTTTGGAGACCAGATCAACAATGAAAACTG CTGGGAGCCCATTGAGAAGTACATCAACGAGCAGTACGAGAAGTTCCTGAAGGAGGAGGTGAACATCGCCAGGAAGAAACGCATCCCGGACACTCGCGTCCACTGCTGCCTCTACTTCATCTCCCCCACGGGACACTC CCTGCGACCCCTTGACCTGGAGTTCATGAAACACCTCAGCAAAGTGGTGAACATCATCCCCGTCATAGCCAAGGCTGACACCATGACGCTGGAGGAGAAGTCCGAATTCAAGCAGAGG GTTCGAAAGGAGCTTGAAGTACATGGCATTGAGTTCTACCCACAGAAGGAATTTGATGAAGATTTGGAGGACAAGACGGAGAATGACAAAATCCGG CAGGAGAGCATGCCCTTTGCCGTGGTGGGAAGCGACAAGGAATACCAAGTGAACGGCAAGCGGGTCCTCGGCAGGAGAACCCCCTGGGGCATCATTGAAG TGGAAAACCTCCACCACTGTGAGTTTGCCCTGCTTCGAGACTTTGTCATCAG GACTCACCTCCAGGACCTCAAGGAAGTGACACACAACATCCACTATGAGACCTACAGGGCCAAGCGGCTCAATGACAACGGAGGCCTCCCTCCG GGAGAAGGCCTCCTGGGCTCTGTCCTTCCACCCGTGCCAgccaccccctgccccactgcTGAATGA
- the SEPTIN3 gene encoding neuronal-specific septin-3 isoform X2, with protein sequence MQPRGAPGPGPSFSQGHLLGRPAHPSRLPGGASPLIPVLRKTVRLDAFSPSYIPQAPGRPGLGARARSVLPQETDNSLMPRKLSSISLTLRPNSQAWEEVPTLGREAATHGRGRLPTPDSPSLILVPGGRVHSEGLGNPGLAKPSRMPVVKPLVSSHLALPFQPRPAQDPPGPAGPGPAGQRHPGPAAAQVPARASSGRGRPRSRGTLRPRLHLQRAIPTVAPAMAMDLATLDTMRGTSRHLATMATNRPRLAVNSATANTPRLNTGREFPALDAKLGTATELATAGTAKQGLATDLVMPDPDKLGKALATSGTAKPYTATGATAKDVAAPDPVKLGTARPDRVLALDRADPAKRDTTAGSPALHKSRLGIGMGSAVPATLHPAIGETTPDSAINLTTSDTATCPSMSSRSTDSALDHTAASVASAAHPPALAGLPETRTDAAMSELVPEPRPKPAVPMKPVSINTNLLGYIGIDTIIEQMRKKTMKTGFDFNIMVVVIEEGGVKMKLTVIDTPGFGDQINNENCWEPIEKYINEQYEKFLKEEVNIARKKRIPDTRVHCCLYFISPTGHSLRPLDLEFMKHLSKVVNIIPVIAKADTMTLEEKSEFKQRVRKELEVHGIEFYPQKEFDEDLEDKTENDKIRQESMPFAVVGSDKEYQVNGKRVLGRRTPWGIIEVENLHHCEFALLRDFVIRTHLQDLKEVTHNIHYETYRAKRLNDNGGLPPGEGLLGSVLPPVPATPCPTAE encoded by the exons ATGCAGCCTCGCGGAGCTCCAGGGCCTGGACCCTCCTTCTCCCAAGGCCACCTGCTGGGGCGCCCCGCCCACCCCTCAAGGCTCCCTGGAGGGGCGTCTCCTCTCATCCCTGTCCTCAGGAAGACCGTCCGCCTGGATGCCTTCTCGCCAAGCTACATCCCACAGGCTCCCGGCCGGCCAGGGCTCGGAGCCCGGGCGCGGAGCGTGCTCCCGCAGGAGACAGACAACAGCCTCATGCCCAGGAAGCTCAGCTCCATCTCCTTAACGCTCCGGCCCAacagccaggcctgggaggaggtgcCCACCCTGGGCAGGGAGGCTGCTACCCATGGAAGAGGGAGGCTGCCCACTCCAGACTCACCATCTCTGATCCTAGTGCCAGGGGGCAGGGTTCACTCTGAGGGCCTGGGGAACCCAGGTCTGGCCAAACCCAGCAGGATGCCCGTGGTGAAGCCGCTGGTGAGTTCCCACCTGGCCCTACCTTTCCAACCCCGGCCGGCCCAGGACCCACCAGGCCCCGCAGGCCCAGGACCAGCGGGTCAGAGGCACCCTGGCCCAGCGGCTGCCCAAGTGCCTGCCAGAGCTTCCTCAGGAAGAGGCAGGCCCAGGTCCAGGGGTACCCTGAGACCCCGGCTGCATCTCCAAAGGGCCATCCCGACCGTGGCGCCGGCGATGGCCATGGATTTGGCGACTCTGGACACAATGAGAGGCACAAGCAGACATTTAGCCACAATGGCCACCAACAGACCCCGCTTGGCTGTCAACTCAGCCACAGCAAACACACCCAGACTGAACACAGGCAGAGAGTTCCCTGCTCTGGATGCCAAACTGGGCACAGCCACAGAATTGGCCACAGCAGGCACAGCCAAGCAGGGCCTGGCCACGGACCTGGTAATGCCAGACCCAGACAAGCTGGGCAAAGCCCTAGCCACATCAGGCACAGCCAAGCCATATACAGCTACAGGGGCCACAGCCAAGGATGTGGCAGCCCCAGACCCGGTCAAGTTGGGCACAGCCAGGCCAGACAGAGTCCTGGCTTTGGACAGAGCCGATCCAGCCAAGCGGGACACAACTGCGGGGTCTCCTGCTTTGCACAAGAGCAGGCTGGGCATAGGCATGGGTTCGGCTGTGCCGGCCACCCTACACCCGGCCATTGGAGAGACCACACCCGACAGTGCCATTAACCTGACCACGTCGGACACTGCCACCTGCCCATCCATGTCAAGCAGAAGCACAGACTCAGCCCTGGACCA CACTGCGGCTTCCGTGGCCTCAGCAGCCCACCCTCCCGCCTTGGCAGGGCTCCCAGAGACCAGGACGGACGCAGCCATGTCGGAGCTGGTGCCCGAGcccaggcctaagccggcagtgcCCATGAAGCCCGTCAGCATCAACACCAACCTGCTGGGCTACATCGGCATCGACACCATCATCGAACAGATGCGGAAGAAGACCATGAAGACCGGGTTCGACTTCAACATCATGGTCGTCG TGATAGAGGAGGGCGGCGTCAAAATGAAGTTGACGGTCATCGACACGCCTGGCTTTGGAGACCAGATCAACAATGAAAACTG CTGGGAGCCCATTGAGAAGTACATCAACGAGCAGTACGAGAAGTTCCTGAAGGAGGAGGTGAACATCGCCAGGAAGAAACGCATCCCGGACACTCGCGTCCACTGCTGCCTCTACTTCATCTCCCCCACGGGACACTC CCTGCGACCCCTTGACCTGGAGTTCATGAAACACCTCAGCAAAGTGGTGAACATCATCCCCGTCATAGCCAAGGCTGACACCATGACGCTGGAGGAGAAGTCCGAATTCAAGCAGAGG GTTCGAAAGGAGCTTGAAGTACATGGCATTGAGTTCTACCCACAGAAGGAATTTGATGAAGATTTGGAGGACAAGACGGAGAATGACAAAATCCGG CAGGAGAGCATGCCCTTTGCCGTGGTGGGAAGCGACAAGGAATACCAAGTGAACGGCAAGCGGGTCCTCGGCAGGAGAACCCCCTGGGGCATCATTGAAG TGGAAAACCTCCACCACTGTGAGTTTGCCCTGCTTCGAGACTTTGTCATCAG GACTCACCTCCAGGACCTCAAGGAAGTGACACACAACATCCACTATGAGACCTACAGGGCCAAGCGGCTCAATGACAACGGAGGCCTCCCTCCG GGAGAAGGCCTCCTGGGCTCTGTCCTTCCACCCGTGCCAgccaccccctgccccactgcTGAATGA
- the SEPTIN3 gene encoding neuronal-specific septin-3 isoform X4 translates to MQPRGAPGPGPSFSQGHLLGRPAHPSRLPGGASPLIPVLRKTVRLDAFSPSYIPQAPGRPGLGARARSVLPQETDNSLMPRKLSSISLTLRPNSQAWEEVPTLGREAATHGRGRLPTPDSPSLILVPGGRVHSEGLGNPGLAKPSRMPVVKPLVSSHLALPFQPRPAQDPPGPAGPGPAGQRHPGPAAAQVPARASSGRGRPRSRGTLRPRLHLQRAIPTVAPAMAMDLATLDTMRGTSRHLATMATNRPRLAVNSATANTPRLNTGREFPALDAKLGTATELATAGTAKQGLATDLVMPDPDKLGKALATSGTAKPYTATGATAKDVAAPDPVKLGTARPDRVLALDRADPAKRDTTAGSPALHKSRLGIGMGSAVPATLHPAIGETTPDSAINLTTSDTATCPSMSSRSTDSALDQSTADAATDLARKTTVIEEGGVKMKLTVIDTPGFGDQINNENCWEPIEKYINEQYEKFLKEEVNIARKKRIPDTRVHCCLYFISPTGHSLRPLDLEFMKHLSKVVNIIPVIAKADTMTLEEKSEFKQRVRKELEVHGIEFYPQKEFDEDLEDKTENDKIRQESMPFAVVGSDKEYQVNGKRVLGRRTPWGIIEVENLHHCEFALLRDFVIRTHLQDLKEVTHNIHYETYRAKRLNDNGGLPPGEGLLGSVLPPVPATPCPTAE, encoded by the exons ATGCAGCCTCGCGGAGCTCCAGGGCCTGGACCCTCCTTCTCCCAAGGCCACCTGCTGGGGCGCCCCGCCCACCCCTCAAGGCTCCCTGGAGGGGCGTCTCCTCTCATCCCTGTCCTCAGGAAGACCGTCCGCCTGGATGCCTTCTCGCCAAGCTACATCCCACAGGCTCCCGGCCGGCCAGGGCTCGGAGCCCGGGCGCGGAGCGTGCTCCCGCAGGAGACAGACAACAGCCTCATGCCCAGGAAGCTCAGCTCCATCTCCTTAACGCTCCGGCCCAacagccaggcctgggaggaggtgcCCACCCTGGGCAGGGAGGCTGCTACCCATGGAAGAGGGAGGCTGCCCACTCCAGACTCACCATCTCTGATCCTAGTGCCAGGGGGCAGGGTTCACTCTGAGGGCCTGGGGAACCCAGGTCTGGCCAAACCCAGCAGGATGCCCGTGGTGAAGCCGCTGGTGAGTTCCCACCTGGCCCTACCTTTCCAACCCCGGCCGGCCCAGGACCCACCAGGCCCCGCAGGCCCAGGACCAGCGGGTCAGAGGCACCCTGGCCCAGCGGCTGCCCAAGTGCCTGCCAGAGCTTCCTCAGGAAGAGGCAGGCCCAGGTCCAGGGGTACCCTGAGACCCCGGCTGCATCTCCAAAGGGCCATCCCGACCGTGGCGCCGGCGATGGCCATGGATTTGGCGACTCTGGACACAATGAGAGGCACAAGCAGACATTTAGCCACAATGGCCACCAACAGACCCCGCTTGGCTGTCAACTCAGCCACAGCAAACACACCCAGACTGAACACAGGCAGAGAGTTCCCTGCTCTGGATGCCAAACTGGGCACAGCCACAGAATTGGCCACAGCAGGCACAGCCAAGCAGGGCCTGGCCACGGACCTGGTAATGCCAGACCCAGACAAGCTGGGCAAAGCCCTAGCCACATCAGGCACAGCCAAGCCATATACAGCTACAGGGGCCACAGCCAAGGATGTGGCAGCCCCAGACCCGGTCAAGTTGGGCACAGCCAGGCCAGACAGAGTCCTGGCTTTGGACAGAGCCGATCCAGCCAAGCGGGACACAACTGCGGGGTCTCCTGCTTTGCACAAGAGCAGGCTGGGCATAGGCATGGGTTCGGCTGTGCCGGCCACCCTACACCCGGCCATTGGAGAGACCACACCCGACAGTGCCATTAACCTGACCACGTCGGACACTGCCACCTGCCCATCCATGTCAAGCAGAAGCACAGACTCAGCCCTGGACCAGTCCACAGCAGATGCCGCCACAGACCTGGCCAGGAAAACCACAG TGATAGAGGAGGGCGGCGTCAAAATGAAGTTGACGGTCATCGACACGCCTGGCTTTGGAGACCAGATCAACAATGAAAACTG CTGGGAGCCCATTGAGAAGTACATCAACGAGCAGTACGAGAAGTTCCTGAAGGAGGAGGTGAACATCGCCAGGAAGAAACGCATCCCGGACACTCGCGTCCACTGCTGCCTCTACTTCATCTCCCCCACGGGACACTC CCTGCGACCCCTTGACCTGGAGTTCATGAAACACCTCAGCAAAGTGGTGAACATCATCCCCGTCATAGCCAAGGCTGACACCATGACGCTGGAGGAGAAGTCCGAATTCAAGCAGAGG GTTCGAAAGGAGCTTGAAGTACATGGCATTGAGTTCTACCCACAGAAGGAATTTGATGAAGATTTGGAGGACAAGACGGAGAATGACAAAATCCGG CAGGAGAGCATGCCCTTTGCCGTGGTGGGAAGCGACAAGGAATACCAAGTGAACGGCAAGCGGGTCCTCGGCAGGAGAACCCCCTGGGGCATCATTGAAG TGGAAAACCTCCACCACTGTGAGTTTGCCCTGCTTCGAGACTTTGTCATCAG GACTCACCTCCAGGACCTCAAGGAAGTGACACACAACATCCACTATGAGACCTACAGGGCCAAGCGGCTCAATGACAACGGAGGCCTCCCTCCG GGAGAAGGCCTCCTGGGCTCTGTCCTTCCACCCGTGCCAgccaccccctgccccactgcTGAATGA
- the SEPTIN3 gene encoding neuronal-specific septin-3 isoform X3, whose product MQPRGAPGPGPSFSQGHLLGRPAHPSRLPGGASPLIPVLRKTVRLDAFSPSYIPQAPGRPGLGARARSVLPQETDNSLMPRKLSSISLTLRPNSQAWEEVPTLGREAATHGRGRLPTPDSPSLILVPGGRVHSEGLGNPGLAKPSRMPVVKPLVSSHLALPFQPRPAQDPPGPAGPGPAGQRHPGPAAAQVPARASSGRGRPRSRGTLRPRLHLQRAIPTVAPAMAMDLATLDTMRGTSRHLATMATNRPRLAVNSATANTPRLNTGREFPALDAKLGTATELATAGTAKQGLATDLVMPDPDKLGKALATSGTAKPYTATGATAKDVAAPDPVKLGTARPDRVLALDRADPAKRDTTAGSPALHKSRLGIGMGSAVPATLHPAIGETTPDSAINLTTSDTATCPSMSSRSTDSALDQSTADAATDLARKTTGQSGLGKSTLVNTLFKSQVSRKTSSWNREEKIPKTVEIKAIGHVIEEGGVKMKLTVIDTPGFGDQINNENCWEPIEKYINEQYEKFLKEEVNIARKKRIPDTRVHCCLYFISPTGHSLRPLDLEFMKHLSKVVNIIPVIAKADTMTLEEKSEFKQRVRKELEVHGIEFYPQKEFDEDLEDKTENDKIRQESMPFAVVGSDKEYQVNGKRVLGRRTPWGIIEVENLHHCEFALLRDFVIRTHLQDLKEVTHNIHYETYRAKRLNDNGGLPPGEGLLGSVLPPVPATPCPTAE is encoded by the exons ATGCAGCCTCGCGGAGCTCCAGGGCCTGGACCCTCCTTCTCCCAAGGCCACCTGCTGGGGCGCCCCGCCCACCCCTCAAGGCTCCCTGGAGGGGCGTCTCCTCTCATCCCTGTCCTCAGGAAGACCGTCCGCCTGGATGCCTTCTCGCCAAGCTACATCCCACAGGCTCCCGGCCGGCCAGGGCTCGGAGCCCGGGCGCGGAGCGTGCTCCCGCAGGAGACAGACAACAGCCTCATGCCCAGGAAGCTCAGCTCCATCTCCTTAACGCTCCGGCCCAacagccaggcctgggaggaggtgcCCACCCTGGGCAGGGAGGCTGCTACCCATGGAAGAGGGAGGCTGCCCACTCCAGACTCACCATCTCTGATCCTAGTGCCAGGGGGCAGGGTTCACTCTGAGGGCCTGGGGAACCCAGGTCTGGCCAAACCCAGCAGGATGCCCGTGGTGAAGCCGCTGGTGAGTTCCCACCTGGCCCTACCTTTCCAACCCCGGCCGGCCCAGGACCCACCAGGCCCCGCAGGCCCAGGACCAGCGGGTCAGAGGCACCCTGGCCCAGCGGCTGCCCAAGTGCCTGCCAGAGCTTCCTCAGGAAGAGGCAGGCCCAGGTCCAGGGGTACCCTGAGACCCCGGCTGCATCTCCAAAGGGCCATCCCGACCGTGGCGCCGGCGATGGCCATGGATTTGGCGACTCTGGACACAATGAGAGGCACAAGCAGACATTTAGCCACAATGGCCACCAACAGACCCCGCTTGGCTGTCAACTCAGCCACAGCAAACACACCCAGACTGAACACAGGCAGAGAGTTCCCTGCTCTGGATGCCAAACTGGGCACAGCCACAGAATTGGCCACAGCAGGCACAGCCAAGCAGGGCCTGGCCACGGACCTGGTAATGCCAGACCCAGACAAGCTGGGCAAAGCCCTAGCCACATCAGGCACAGCCAAGCCATATACAGCTACAGGGGCCACAGCCAAGGATGTGGCAGCCCCAGACCCGGTCAAGTTGGGCACAGCCAGGCCAGACAGAGTCCTGGCTTTGGACAGAGCCGATCCAGCCAAGCGGGACACAACTGCGGGGTCTCCTGCTTTGCACAAGAGCAGGCTGGGCATAGGCATGGGTTCGGCTGTGCCGGCCACCCTACACCCGGCCATTGGAGAGACCACACCCGACAGTGCCATTAACCTGACCACGTCGGACACTGCCACCTGCCCATCCATGTCAAGCAGAAGCACAGACTCAGCCCTGGACCAGTCCACAGCAGATGCCGCCACAGACCTGGCCAGGAAAACCACAG GTCAGAGTGGACTGGGCAAGTCAACGCTGGTCAACACGCTCTTCAAATCCCAAGTGAGCCGCAAGACCTCCAGCTGGAACCGCGAGGAGAAGATCCCCAAGACCGTGGAGATCAAGGCTATTGGGCACG TGATAGAGGAGGGCGGCGTCAAAATGAAGTTGACGGTCATCGACACGCCTGGCTTTGGAGACCAGATCAACAATGAAAACTG CTGGGAGCCCATTGAGAAGTACATCAACGAGCAGTACGAGAAGTTCCTGAAGGAGGAGGTGAACATCGCCAGGAAGAAACGCATCCCGGACACTCGCGTCCACTGCTGCCTCTACTTCATCTCCCCCACGGGACACTC CCTGCGACCCCTTGACCTGGAGTTCATGAAACACCTCAGCAAAGTGGTGAACATCATCCCCGTCATAGCCAAGGCTGACACCATGACGCTGGAGGAGAAGTCCGAATTCAAGCAGAGG GTTCGAAAGGAGCTTGAAGTACATGGCATTGAGTTCTACCCACAGAAGGAATTTGATGAAGATTTGGAGGACAAGACGGAGAATGACAAAATCCGG CAGGAGAGCATGCCCTTTGCCGTGGTGGGAAGCGACAAGGAATACCAAGTGAACGGCAAGCGGGTCCTCGGCAGGAGAACCCCCTGGGGCATCATTGAAG TGGAAAACCTCCACCACTGTGAGTTTGCCCTGCTTCGAGACTTTGTCATCAG GACTCACCTCCAGGACCTCAAGGAAGTGACACACAACATCCACTATGAGACCTACAGGGCCAAGCGGCTCAATGACAACGGAGGCCTCCCTCCG GGAGAAGGCCTCCTGGGCTCTGTCCTTCCACCCGTGCCAgccaccccctgccccactgcTGAATGA
- the SEPTIN3 gene encoding neuronal-specific septin-3 isoform X5 has protein sequence MSKGLPETRTDAAMSELVPEPRPKPAVPMKPVSINTNLLGYIGIDTIIEQMRKKTMKTGFDFNIMVVGQSGLGKSTLVNTLFKSQVSRKTSSWNREEKIPKTVEIKAIGHVIEEGGVKMKLTVIDTPGFGDQINNENCWEPIEKYINEQYEKFLKEEVNIARKKRIPDTRVHCCLYFISPTGHSLRPLDLEFMKHLSKVVNIIPVIAKADTMTLEEKSEFKQRVRKELEVHGIEFYPQKEFDEDLEDKTENDKIRQESMPFAVVGSDKEYQVNGKRVLGRRTPWGIIEVENLHHCEFALLRDFVIRTHLQDLKEVTHNIHYETYRAKRLNDNGGLPPGEGLLGSVLPPVPATPCPTAE, from the exons ATGTCCAAAG GGCTCCCAGAGACCAGGACGGACGCAGCCATGTCGGAGCTGGTGCCCGAGcccaggcctaagccggcagtgcCCATGAAGCCCGTCAGCATCAACACCAACCTGCTGGGCTACATCGGCATCGACACCATCATCGAACAGATGCGGAAGAAGACCATGAAGACCGGGTTCGACTTCAACATCATGGTCGTCG GTCAGAGTGGACTGGGCAAGTCAACGCTGGTCAACACGCTCTTCAAATCCCAAGTGAGCCGCAAGACCTCCAGCTGGAACCGCGAGGAGAAGATCCCCAAGACCGTGGAGATCAAGGCTATTGGGCACG TGATAGAGGAGGGCGGCGTCAAAATGAAGTTGACGGTCATCGACACGCCTGGCTTTGGAGACCAGATCAACAATGAAAACTG CTGGGAGCCCATTGAGAAGTACATCAACGAGCAGTACGAGAAGTTCCTGAAGGAGGAGGTGAACATCGCCAGGAAGAAACGCATCCCGGACACTCGCGTCCACTGCTGCCTCTACTTCATCTCCCCCACGGGACACTC CCTGCGACCCCTTGACCTGGAGTTCATGAAACACCTCAGCAAAGTGGTGAACATCATCCCCGTCATAGCCAAGGCTGACACCATGACGCTGGAGGAGAAGTCCGAATTCAAGCAGAGG GTTCGAAAGGAGCTTGAAGTACATGGCATTGAGTTCTACCCACAGAAGGAATTTGATGAAGATTTGGAGGACAAGACGGAGAATGACAAAATCCGG CAGGAGAGCATGCCCTTTGCCGTGGTGGGAAGCGACAAGGAATACCAAGTGAACGGCAAGCGGGTCCTCGGCAGGAGAACCCCCTGGGGCATCATTGAAG TGGAAAACCTCCACCACTGTGAGTTTGCCCTGCTTCGAGACTTTGTCATCAG GACTCACCTCCAGGACCTCAAGGAAGTGACACACAACATCCACTATGAGACCTACAGGGCCAAGCGGCTCAATGACAACGGAGGCCTCCCTCCG GGAGAAGGCCTCCTGGGCTCTGTCCTTCCACCCGTGCCAgccaccccctgccccactgcTGAATGA